One stretch of Legionella birminghamensis DNA includes these proteins:
- a CDS encoding GspH/FimT family pseudopilin has protein sequence MLGRIPVIRFRGFTLVESMICLTIILILMTIVSPLLKSNDQQIRLKACKQQLILALHFARNQALLSGKPLALRAEPDSGDWSKGMVLFFDNASHQFETNLLQHQWHWNCRNIAIKWHGFQSSQYLVFAATPMQAVASGRFELSSETQGIDVIINRLGRIRDLGAESAPHPL, from the coding sequence ATGTTAGGTCGTATCCCTGTTATCCGCTTTAGAGGGTTTACCTTAGTTGAAAGCATGATTTGTTTAACAATCATTTTAATATTAATGACAATTGTATCCCCTCTGCTAAAAAGCAATGACCAACAGATACGCCTTAAGGCATGCAAACAACAACTCATACTAGCACTTCATTTTGCCAGAAACCAGGCCCTGCTTTCAGGGAAGCCACTGGCATTACGTGCGGAGCCTGACAGCGGCGATTGGTCAAAAGGGATGGTTCTCTTCTTTGATAATGCTTCGCATCAGTTTGAAACTAATCTGTTACAGCATCAATGGCATTGGAATTGCCGAAACATTGCAATCAAATGGCATGGATTCCAATCCAGCCAGTATCTTGTCTTTGCAGCCACTCCCATGCAAGCCGTAGCTAGCGGACGATTTGAGCTTAGCTCAGAAACGCAGGGAATAGATGTAATCATTAATCGTCTGGGAAGAATCAGGGATTTGGGAGCTGAATCTGCGCCCCATCCCCTATGA
- the vpdC gene encoding Dot/Icm T4SS effector VpdC yields MPKEQVLKELISQNSVFHPNSQLLRKLVLTVYYGWLRINGQPPDKQFSLADYVFDEEKFVIDFNGLTETARKKFNHWLWKSQANNAHRAFLSSSATTDYRGYTAEVGLSWWGRIVNWVFYRKKSYQWPLAPVELTFDYQLNGIEICKGKHGLLVGLNQFCIETQANKYHQAGDAQEEPLLNTKRVQLTDEMVGSLLELDIENQDYDSILNQPHPFSIEVKQPKKRMKAMYEHRKVERFITPPAWYQRVWEWTNSFFKKKKEWKSKAQNNFHSILKKENAEVLQQAHTGEILIMEKRPEIDTMVFCGGGAKIFAHVGAYKAFQESGIQPSKFAGSSAGAIMAILCYLGYSWVEIFGFFKSFKEENIVHYNIDSSGISDTDALKAALDFMIIKKVNQILSEYETIAGKEAAKELRSLVYEPGVITFESLKRLKQAYPKCCLGDELIVTATNKEKRKTVYFSYGHSPQKEVSKAGAMSSSFPIVFKPTLLPDGNTYNDGGILSNLPTEAFSDDKSTFLKSDYDNCLKLVAFQFDNGPERSILNKLVHRVYRENFLWNWIYGLLTGVRDPVSGWERDRLKLLHYSGQTVLIPIGNVSATQFDICAEDQEKLLEKGYKAAKRYIDSHYQISEKGARNAEYLHVKFSGIDEAIYYSCYRGHRDWFEALAKLGLSRGISEEKIEQLRRMYFNSSENKKEESSRSDKNKGGLFDNQLPKVIEKKAVKTNMRIFQAIYPIFLEIPYEWINKSSDLKLYKDGRHANTIHSPLRCLQSLSQIKGKTHILFHIFVELLKNQTQKNIEELCRQFKILEKVLSYKKELNHHALFDCWNLLPHQVNRILKICEQKAWDALAALCESLKIGEEPLQDIVYDEPKEKDACMDKWYLHSVRKDIPVDSWYEQGCGYTMSA; encoded by the coding sequence ATGCCAAAAGAGCAGGTATTAAAGGAGTTAATTTCTCAGAACAGTGTTTTTCATCCTAATAGCCAATTACTAAGGAAACTTGTACTTACCGTTTATTATGGATGGCTGCGAATCAATGGACAACCGCCGGACAAGCAGTTTTCTTTGGCCGATTATGTGTTTGATGAAGAAAAATTTGTTATTGATTTTAATGGGCTAACTGAAACAGCACGTAAAAAATTTAATCACTGGCTTTGGAAATCTCAGGCGAATAACGCGCATCGCGCTTTTTTAAGCAGTTCTGCAACGACTGATTATCGTGGATATACCGCTGAGGTGGGTCTAAGTTGGTGGGGAAGAATTGTTAACTGGGTATTTTATCGAAAAAAATCCTATCAATGGCCTTTAGCACCAGTAGAACTTACTTTTGATTATCAGCTGAATGGGATTGAAATCTGCAAGGGAAAACATGGTCTTCTGGTTGGTTTGAATCAATTTTGTATCGAGACTCAAGCAAACAAATATCATCAGGCAGGCGATGCCCAGGAAGAGCCTTTGCTAAACACCAAGCGTGTTCAGCTAACTGATGAGATGGTAGGAAGCTTGCTTGAGCTGGACATTGAAAATCAGGACTATGATTCAATATTAAATCAGCCCCATCCGTTTTCAATTGAAGTAAAACAGCCTAAAAAGCGCATGAAGGCTATGTATGAACACCGCAAAGTTGAACGTTTTATTACTCCACCAGCCTGGTATCAGCGAGTTTGGGAATGGACTAATTCATTTTTTAAGAAAAAAAAGGAATGGAAAAGCAAGGCTCAAAACAATTTCCATTCTATCCTCAAAAAGGAAAATGCTGAGGTTCTGCAGCAGGCGCATACCGGTGAGATATTAATCATGGAGAAGCGTCCTGAAATTGATACGATGGTATTCTGTGGCGGTGGCGCCAAGATTTTCGCTCATGTGGGAGCTTATAAGGCCTTCCAGGAGAGCGGTATCCAACCGAGCAAATTTGCAGGCAGTTCTGCCGGTGCAATCATGGCAATATTGTGCTATCTGGGCTATTCCTGGGTCGAAATTTTTGGCTTTTTCAAGAGTTTTAAAGAGGAGAATATTGTTCATTATAACATTGATAGTTCAGGCATCTCGGACACGGATGCCCTGAAAGCGGCCCTTGATTTTATGATCATCAAAAAAGTGAATCAGATTCTATCCGAGTATGAGACGATTGCTGGCAAGGAAGCAGCAAAAGAATTACGCAGTCTGGTTTATGAACCTGGAGTCATCACCTTTGAATCGTTAAAACGCTTAAAACAAGCATACCCAAAATGCTGTTTAGGGGATGAGTTAATCGTTACAGCAACCAACAAGGAAAAAAGAAAAACAGTCTATTTTTCATATGGTCATTCACCGCAGAAAGAAGTAAGCAAAGCAGGTGCTATGTCTTCCAGTTTCCCAATTGTATTCAAGCCTACATTATTACCGGATGGAAACACATACAATGATGGCGGTATTTTAAGTAATCTGCCAACTGAAGCCTTTAGCGATGATAAATCTACTTTTCTGAAGTCAGATTATGATAATTGCTTAAAGCTCGTTGCCTTTCAATTTGATAATGGGCCGGAGCGCAGTATCCTGAATAAGCTGGTTCATAGAGTATATCGCGAAAATTTTCTCTGGAACTGGATTTACGGTTTATTGACTGGGGTTCGTGATCCGGTGAGTGGATGGGAAAGAGATCGTCTGAAGCTGTTACATTACAGCGGACAGACGGTATTAATTCCTATTGGGAATGTCAGCGCCACACAATTTGATATTTGTGCCGAAGATCAGGAAAAATTATTAGAGAAAGGCTATAAGGCAGCTAAACGGTATATCGATAGTCATTACCAGATTTCTGAGAAGGGCGCGCGCAATGCAGAGTATTTACATGTCAAATTTTCAGGTATAGATGAAGCGATTTATTATAGTTGCTACCGAGGACACCGCGATTGGTTTGAAGCCTTAGCAAAACTCGGATTGTCACGGGGCATCAGCGAAGAGAAAATCGAACAATTGAGGCGCATGTATTTCAATTCTTCCGAAAATAAAAAGGAAGAGTCGTCCAGGTCGGACAAAAATAAGGGGGGGTTGTTTGATAATCAGCTTCCCAAAGTCATTGAAAAAAAAGCAGTAAAAACCAATATGCGCATTTTTCAAGCCATTTATCCGATTTTTTTAGAAATCCCTTATGAATGGATAAATAAGAGCAGTGATTTGAAATTATATAAGGATGGACGTCATGCAAATACCATTCATTCACCTTTGCGCTGTCTTCAGAGTTTAAGCCAGATAAAAGGCAAAACGCATATCCTGTTTCATATATTTGTGGAGTTACTAAAAAATCAGACGCAAAAAAATATCGAGGAATTGTGCAGACAGTTTAAAATACTTGAAAAAGTACTGTCCTATAAGAAAGAATTAAATCATCATGCGCTGTTCGATTGCTGGAATCTTTTGCCGCATCAGGTGAATCGCATACTCAAAATTTGTGAACAAAAGGCTTGGGATGCATTGGCAGCGCTCTGTGAATCATTAAAAATCGGTGAAGAACCCCTTCAGGATATTGTTTACGATGAGCCAAAAGAGAAAGACGCTTGCATGGATAAATGGTATCTTCATTCAGTCAGAAAGGACATTCCCGTCGATAGCTGGTATGAGCAGGGCTGTGGTTACACAATGAGTGCTTGA
- the lapB gene encoding lipopolysaccharide assembly protein LapB has protein sequence MINLWPLLLPAAAWSGWWVASRNYSGKKSEQNNKLSREYVVGLNYLLNEQPDKAVDIFIKLLEIDSETVETHLALGSLFRRRGEVDRAIRIHQNLIARPQLSLADRKQALLALGQDYMSAGVFDRAERIFLEVVELGGSKEVCSLQGLLAIYQQEKAWESALDTIKKLEVSTGQSFHAQAAHYYCEIAAQALKDNAIEKAQNATRQALAIDKMSVRASLLQASLDMKYGRYKQAIRSLKRVPQQDPEFITEIIEPLVICHKELGAMDECVEFLQHTLENHPRASTIFVIAEYLRNTKEMDSAIDFVSEKLGSYPSIRGINRLIFWHLETAHGKVRDKLQMLYDITSKFLDNKPVYRCGHCGFGGKHLHWHCPSCKQWGRMKPVHGLEGD, from the coding sequence ATGATTAACTTATGGCCCTTGTTATTGCCTGCTGCTGCCTGGTCCGGTTGGTGGGTTGCAAGCCGTAACTATTCAGGTAAGAAATCCGAGCAAAACAACAAACTCTCCCGGGAATATGTCGTTGGATTAAATTATCTTCTTAATGAACAGCCGGATAAGGCAGTAGACATTTTTATTAAACTGCTGGAAATAGACAGTGAAACTGTGGAAACCCATCTTGCTTTGGGCAGTCTTTTCCGCCGTCGCGGTGAAGTTGACAGGGCCATCAGAATTCACCAGAACCTGATTGCCAGACCGCAGTTAAGTCTAGCTGATCGCAAACAGGCCTTACTGGCATTGGGCCAGGATTATATGAGTGCGGGTGTGTTTGACCGTGCCGAACGTATTTTTCTCGAAGTGGTGGAGTTAGGCGGAAGCAAAGAGGTTTGCAGTTTACAGGGCTTGCTTGCCATTTATCAGCAGGAAAAAGCCTGGGAAAGCGCACTGGATACCATCAAAAAACTGGAAGTTTCGACTGGCCAAAGCTTTCACGCGCAGGCCGCCCATTATTATTGCGAAATAGCTGCGCAGGCGCTGAAGGATAACGCCATTGAAAAAGCGCAGAATGCGACCAGGCAGGCCTTAGCGATTGACAAGATGTCAGTTAGGGCCAGCCTATTGCAAGCTTCCTTGGACATGAAGTATGGACGCTATAAGCAGGCAATTCGATCTTTAAAACGGGTGCCGCAACAGGATCCCGAGTTTATCACTGAGATCATTGAGCCTTTGGTGATATGCCATAAAGAATTGGGTGCTATGGATGAATGTGTTGAATTCCTTCAACATACACTTGAAAATCATCCCCGTGCTTCAACCATTTTCGTTATTGCAGAATATTTAAGGAATACTAAAGAGATGGATTCTGCCATTGATTTTGTATCCGAAAAGCTGGGCAGTTATCCATCAATCCGGGGTATAAATCGATTAATTTTTTGGCATCTTGAAACAGCCCATGGTAAAGTACGCGACAAATTACAAATGTTATATGATATCACGAGCAAATTTCTTGATAATAAGCCCGTCTATCGTTGTGGTCATTGTGGTTTTGGGGGGAAGCATCTCCACTGGCATTGCCCAAGTTGTAAACAGTGGGGTAGAATGAAGCCTGTTCATGGTTTGGAAGGTGATTAG
- a CDS encoding LapA family protein — translation MRLLMFFVYLILIIVGVTFAALNASSVPINLYVKTFTMPIAVLMAIMLALGLIIGFFLALGKYWRLKVELSKMRSQLRLTEKEIKNLRDIPLKDQH, via the coding sequence ATGCGTTTACTTATGTTTTTTGTTTATTTAATTCTGATAATTGTAGGTGTGACATTTGCAGCTCTAAATGCGAGTTCCGTACCGATCAATTTGTATGTGAAGACTTTTACCATGCCAATAGCTGTATTAATGGCGATAATGCTTGCTTTAGGGCTTATTATTGGTTTTTTCCTTGCATTGGGCAAATATTGGCGTCTGAAAGTTGAACTATCAAAAATGCGCAGTCAACTCAGGCTCACTGAGAAGGAAATCAAGAACCTGCGGGATATTCCTCTTAAAGATCAACACTAG
- the pyrF gene encoding orotidine-5'-phosphate decarboxylase has translation MSKLIIALDFAEKQDALDLVEQLDPSQCALKVGSEMFTLLGTDFVSLLVDKGYKVFLDLKFHDIPNTVAQACRSAAQLGVWMINVHASGGSQMMVAARDALEGSRIKPLLIAVTVLTSMNEQSFSTLGVSESIERHVQRLASMACAAGLDGVVCSAFEVPQIKQICGESFLTVTPGIRLASNSHDDQSRVVTPVEAIQLGSDFLVVGRPVTKAAEPARVVKAILQSLT, from the coding sequence ATGTCCAAATTAATTATTGCACTGGATTTTGCTGAGAAACAGGATGCCCTGGATCTGGTTGAACAGCTGGATCCTTCCCAATGTGCCCTCAAAGTAGGCAGTGAAATGTTCACATTGCTGGGTACGGATTTCGTCAGTCTATTGGTTGATAAGGGCTATAAGGTCTTCCTTGATCTGAAATTTCATGATATTCCCAATACTGTTGCGCAAGCTTGCCGTTCAGCCGCGCAATTGGGTGTGTGGATGATTAATGTACATGCCAGTGGTGGCAGCCAAATGATGGTGGCGGCAAGAGACGCATTGGAAGGTAGCCGAATCAAGCCTTTATTGATTGCAGTGACGGTACTTACGAGTATGAATGAGCAATCGTTTTCAACTCTGGGTGTTTCAGAGTCAATCGAACGCCATGTTCAGCGTTTGGCTAGTATGGCTTGTGCAGCAGGCTTGGACGGGGTAGTGTGTTCTGCCTTTGAAGTGCCGCAGATAAAGCAGATTTGCGGTGAGTCTTTTCTAACAGTGACGCCAGGTATCCGATTAGCGTCAAATTCTCATGATGATCAAAGCAGGGTGGTAACGCCAGTTGAGGCAATCCAATTGGGTAGTGATTTCCTGGTTGTGGGACGTCCTGTAACTAAAGCCGCTGAACCTGCTAGAGTGGTAAAGGCAATTTTACAATCATTAACTTAG
- the rpsA gene encoding 30S ribosomal protein S1 encodes MSESFKELFEQSIAGAQFYPGAIITAKVIDIDDDFVTLNAGLKSEGIVAVEEFHDKNGQLEINIGDTVEVALDSVEDGYGETLLSREKAKRQEAWRKLSKCHENNETVTGLISGKVKGGFTVEIGTIRAFLPGSLVDVRPVRDPSYLEGKELEFKVIKMDLKRNNIVVSRRAVVEEESSADRQALLESLHDGQILNGIVKNLTDYGAFIDLGGIDGLLHITDISWKRVKHPAEVLTVGQDVKVKVLSFDSERNRVSLGMKQLGNDPWVDLVDRYPVGKKLQGKVTNITDYGCFVEIEEGVEGLVHMSEMDWTNKNVHPSKVVSMGDVVDVMVLEIDEERRRISLGMKQCVGNPWHQFSQSHSKGQKVSGKIRSITDFGIFIGLDGDIDGLVHLSDISWTIPGEEAVKQFKKGQELEAVILAIDAERERISLGLKQLESDNFSTFVDEFTKGSVVKGRVTAVDAKNVTVELAPEIYGTIRANELSEDRVDDASHICKEGDEIEAKIVNIDKKNRSIALSVKAKDAQEQAEAIKKYSRSGEVASTTLGDLLKEKMATKD; translated from the coding sequence TCATTGATATAGATGATGATTTTGTCACATTGAATGCTGGTTTGAAGTCCGAAGGTATTGTTGCTGTTGAAGAGTTCCATGATAAAAATGGTCAATTGGAAATCAACATCGGTGATACTGTTGAAGTTGCCCTCGATTCAGTGGAAGACGGCTACGGCGAAACCCTGTTATCAAGAGAAAAGGCCAAACGTCAGGAAGCCTGGCGCAAGCTGTCAAAATGTCATGAAAACAATGAAACTGTTACCGGTTTGATTTCAGGCAAAGTAAAAGGCGGCTTCACAGTTGAAATTGGAACAATTCGCGCATTTTTACCAGGTTCTTTGGTTGACGTCAGACCTGTCCGCGATCCTTCTTACCTTGAAGGCAAAGAATTAGAATTTAAAGTCATTAAAATGGACCTGAAGCGCAATAATATTGTTGTTTCTCGTCGTGCTGTTGTCGAAGAAGAAAGCAGTGCTGATCGACAAGCATTACTTGAGTCCTTACATGATGGCCAAATCCTTAACGGTATCGTTAAAAATCTTACTGACTACGGTGCATTCATTGATCTCGGCGGTATTGATGGGCTTCTGCATATTACCGATATTTCCTGGAAACGTGTCAAACATCCAGCTGAAGTATTAACTGTAGGCCAGGATGTTAAGGTTAAAGTATTAAGCTTTGACAGCGAACGTAATCGTGTCTCTTTAGGCATGAAACAATTAGGCAATGATCCCTGGGTTGATTTGGTTGATCGTTATCCTGTCGGCAAAAAATTACAAGGTAAAGTCACTAACATTACCGATTATGGCTGTTTTGTTGAAATTGAAGAAGGCGTTGAAGGTCTTGTTCACATGTCTGAAATGGATTGGACTAACAAAAACGTTCACCCAAGCAAAGTCGTTTCCATGGGCGACGTAGTGGATGTTATGGTTCTTGAAATTGATGAAGAAAGACGCCGCATTTCTCTGGGTATGAAACAATGCGTGGGTAATCCCTGGCATCAGTTCTCCCAATCCCACAGCAAAGGCCAGAAAGTTAGCGGTAAAATCCGTTCTATCACTGACTTTGGAATCTTCATTGGACTGGACGGCGACATTGATGGATTGGTTCACCTTTCTGATATATCCTGGACTATTCCTGGTGAAGAAGCGGTCAAGCAATTCAAGAAAGGTCAAGAGCTGGAAGCAGTTATCCTGGCCATTGATGCAGAAAGAGAGCGTATTTCTCTGGGTCTGAAACAACTTGAAAGTGATAACTTCTCAACCTTTGTTGATGAGTTCACCAAAGGCAGTGTTGTTAAAGGACGTGTTACTGCTGTCGATGCCAAAAATGTAACTGTAGAATTGGCTCCAGAAATTTATGGCACAATCCGCGCTAATGAATTATCTGAAGACCGTGTAGATGATGCTAGCCATATCTGCAAGGAAGGCGATGAAATAGAAGCGAAAATTGTCAATATTGATAAGAAAAATCGCAGCATTGCCCTTTCTGTCAAAGCAAAAGATGCTCAAGAGCAAGCTGAAGCTATCAAGAAATACTCCAGAAGTGGAGAAGTTGCTTCAACAACTCTCGGTGACTTACTCAAAGAAAAAATGGCAACCAAAGATTAA
- a CDS encoding DegT/DnrJ/EryC1/StrS family aminotransferase: MQFIDLKKQYQLIEADILRGIHAVLNHGQYIMGPEIAQLERKLADFLGVKHAIVNASGTDALLMALMALEIEPGDEVITSPFSFFATAEVITLCQAKPVFVDIDPLTYNIDPQKIEAVITPRTKAIMPVSLYGQCADLTAINAIAKRHGLAVIEDAAQSFGATHHGQYSCALSTIGCTSFFPSKPLGGYGDSGACFTDDDILAERLIEIRNHGQNTRYNHRRIGINGRMDTIQAAILIEKMKLFPNEIRLRQQVAQRYVSLLADYVRTPQLSAENTSVYAQFTIEVEDRNQFQANMQKQGIPTAVHYPIAMHQQPALAFLNYKKGDMPIAERTSERVVSLPMHPYLTSKEQEEVADAVKAALQQSTEVAV; this comes from the coding sequence ATGCAATTTATTGATTTAAAAAAGCAATATCAGCTCATCGAAGCCGATATTTTAAGAGGTATTCATGCGGTGTTAAATCATGGACAGTATATTATGGGGCCTGAGATTGCCCAATTAGAAAGAAAATTGGCTGATTTTCTCGGAGTAAAGCATGCAATTGTGAATGCAAGCGGTACGGATGCATTACTGATGGCCTTAATGGCGCTTGAAATTGAGCCAGGTGACGAAGTCATTACCAGCCCATTCAGCTTTTTTGCTACTGCTGAAGTCATTACATTGTGTCAGGCTAAACCGGTGTTCGTTGATATCGATCCCCTGACTTACAATATCGATCCACAAAAAATTGAAGCGGTAATTACTCCGCGTACAAAAGCAATTATGCCAGTTAGCCTGTACGGCCAATGTGCCGATTTAACTGCAATTAATGCCATTGCAAAGCGCCATGGACTGGCGGTGATTGAAGATGCTGCTCAAAGTTTTGGCGCAACTCACCATGGTCAATATTCCTGTGCATTATCAACAATCGGCTGCACCAGCTTCTTTCCTTCTAAGCCTTTAGGTGGCTATGGCGACTCAGGGGCTTGCTTTACCGATGATGATATCCTGGCTGAGCGATTGATTGAAATTCGCAACCATGGACAGAACACGCGTTATAACCATCGACGTATTGGCATTAATGGCAGGATGGATACAATTCAAGCCGCCATTTTAATTGAAAAAATGAAACTGTTCCCCAATGAGATACGCCTTAGACAGCAGGTAGCGCAGCGTTATGTCTCATTACTTGCTGATTATGTTCGTACACCGCAATTGTCTGCTGAAAACACCAGCGTGTATGCGCAATTCACAATTGAAGTTGAGGATCGCAATCAATTTCAAGCGAATATGCAAAAACAGGGGATCCCAACGGCCGTGCATTATCCAATTGCCATGCATCAGCAACCCGCACTTGCCTTTTTAAACTACAAAAAAGGGGATATGCCGATTGCAGAACGCACCAGCGAACGGGTGGTAAGCTTACCTATGCATCCTTATCTGACATCCAAAGAGCAGGAAGAAGTGGCTGATGCTGTAAAAGCTGCCCTGCAACAGAGTACGGAAGTGGCTGTATAA
- a CDS encoding uracil-DNA glycosylase, whose amino-acid sequence MNKELQHYYLQQMGIELWQERTAGSGQQPDFDDLDRLCQEVASCQKCGLCKTRTQTVFARGNPKAKLMVIGEAPGYHEDQQGKPFVGRAGGLLDQMLKSIGFAEEDVYIANVLKCRPPDNRDPSGEEIVKCSQYLSRQIALVKPAALLAVGRFAGQFLLKNNASMAQMRSNTHYYENTPCIVSYHPAYLLRKPLDKKKAYSDLLQLKTLLC is encoded by the coding sequence ATGAATAAAGAATTACAGCATTACTATTTGCAACAGATGGGCATTGAACTTTGGCAGGAACGAACTGCGGGGTCCGGTCAGCAACCGGACTTTGATGATTTGGACCGTCTTTGCCAGGAGGTTGCTTCCTGTCAAAAATGCGGTTTATGCAAAACGCGAACACAGACGGTTTTTGCGCGTGGTAATCCCAAAGCGAAACTAATGGTTATTGGTGAAGCGCCTGGTTATCATGAGGATCAGCAGGGAAAACCCTTTGTTGGCAGGGCGGGGGGCTTACTGGATCAAATGTTAAAAAGCATTGGTTTTGCAGAGGAAGATGTTTATATTGCCAATGTATTAAAATGTCGTCCCCCGGATAACCGGGATCCCAGCGGCGAAGAAATTGTCAAATGCAGCCAATATTTAAGCAGACAAATCGCGTTGGTTAAACCTGCGGCTTTATTGGCAGTAGGTCGTTTCGCCGGTCAATTCCTATTAAAGAATAATGCCAGTATGGCGCAAATGCGTTCGAACACGCATTATTATGAGAATACACCTTGTATTGTCAGCTACCACCCTGCCTATCTGCTAAGAAAACCGCTGGATAAAAAGAAAGCGTACAGCGATCTGCTGCAATTGAAAACATTACTATGTTAG